The Salvelinus alpinus chromosome 14, SLU_Salpinus.1, whole genome shotgun sequence genomic sequence tcccgtgcactccctagatagccgaccgttaggatcagggttggtcagggaggccacgattccgctggacatggtaacccagggggatcatagggagcAGATCAGCTTTTACCTTATCGATTCACCTGGGTttccagtggtgttgggggttccctggctagctattcacaatcccctcatttcctggcgacagggagctcttcaggggtggtcagatgagtgttcaggtaggtgtgtgggagtttccatcggtgccacatcggtggagagtccagaccaggtttccactgtgcgcattcccccagaatatgccgatttggctatcgcttttagtaagaaagaagcgactaaattaccacctcatcgacggtgggattgcgtgataaacctccaggagaacgctgcacttcccaggagtcacgtgtacccattgtcacaggagtagacgttggctatggagacatatctCACGGAAGCTCTGGGACAAGGGTTCATTCGGGCCTCcatgtcacccgcctcctcgagtttcttttttgtgagaaaaaaggagggaggggtacggtccggaggagaggtgctgggtaccggggaGAGACATTTTAGATCCTTCCCTCTTGGCTGATTTCCACCGTCGCCACCCGGATtgtcctgcgcctcgccctccgggtcgtcctcgaggccggggtcggcgcgctgcgggagccgcgcgtcagagggggggtactgtcacgaatcccgccgaggatggtgcctcttcctgtttgggcggcgctcggcggtcgtcgtcaccggcctactagctgccatcgattcttttctttttgtttctgttagtttgggctgattgggtgcacctgttttgagtttagtttggtgggtaggctatttaagggcagGTAGCCCGCTGGCTGTTGTGCGGGCTTCTATTCTGTTATGTTGGTGTTGGATTTGTAATGTGGATTTTGTTATTTTCTCGGAACAGTTTAGTCCGGTGTTTTTGGACTCGTCTTTTCATGAGCCCGTGTGTTTTAGGGCATGATCGTTTTCCCTGTGTATTGGAAAATAAATCCACGTTCTTGaaacctgctctctgcgcttgactccatccacccagtactcctagcagctctgacacactttgacattacagattattttgtgtagatcgttgaccaaaaatgacaattcaatcaattttaatcccactttgtaacacaacaaaattatgaaaaagtcaaggcgtgtgaatacttactgaatgcactgtatagccaAGCACTGTATAGCCAAGttatatatttattattaaatGTTATTACTTTtccattatttctctattttctttctctctgcattgttgggaaggggaCGTAAGTAAGCatatcactgttagtctacacctgttgtttatgaagcatgtgacaaataacatttgatttgatttgatactggcTTGTCTGCATGTCATGCCGTTTTTTGTGACCTCACCTGTCAGGCTGATGCATGGAATCTGATGCATGgaatcaggcgcaggagagcagagatgagtgtacATGGTAATTTATTCCTCGAACAgcaccagtataaaacaaatactaAATAATACCGGTCACTCGTAAATAACGGGCGTAATAACGAATCCGGCAAACAATACCAGCCAACAAGTAACGACCTGAACATTATatacaaacatgggggaaacagagggttaaataatgaacatgtaattggggaatagaaaccaggtgtgtagaaaaaaaagacaaaacaaatggaaattgAAAAGtcgatcggcgatggctagaaaaccTGTTGACGTCGactcccgaacaaggagagggaccgacttcggcggaagtcgtgacatcatCTTTCTGCAGGATTATACATGTAAgattaaccctttcatgcgtgagttccaaatatctctaacggtcgccccagcgtgagtttttttatgcacgtgatgttagaacgttctctccattccagaatgtgattgaTACGTAACAGTACATTTTatccgcgctgccctcaaaccaaagcacgcagcctgtttatatttataggctgtttcaacttcaatttcaaattattttctaacaagtttttatTTTCTAAAAACAGTTTGAAtttaggtgtgttccgcctcctcattcattcacataaaaatagtaatttttacttttgcggacaaTTACATTTTTGGGACATTTCTGACACGGACAAAATTCCCCCAAGCACttcccaattgtttgtgcagttcacGTCTGCAGACATTTGCTCATCTCCCGTCAGAACATGATCTGCACACGTGTTCACATTTTCTATCTGTTGCCCTCATTGCAGTCATTGTTTTCGTtaataataataactttggaaatgtgtgcgtttctatcaaagtaagtgcattATTACGTTGTAATAGTTTCTGTATGTCGTTTctattgtagtgtactgtatgtatggagcataatatatttgtgtatattctttataaccgcggacacgtgaggtaacgttactcattttataacctttatggtgttatagtcaatcgtgcttatgtagctacattattctattaactctgtaaaacaatgctaattgcgtcagagaagtactatcttgtgttgtattttgaagctacatggccttatgactcccaagtgaCGCAGCGGTCAAAGGCACAGCACATCAGTGctacaggcgtcactacagactccctggttcaaatccaggctgcgtttctatcaaagtaagtgcctcattacgttataatagtttctgctgTAGCTCACTGTATGTATGGATCATAATATATTCCTTATAACTGCGGACACgtgaggtaacgttactcattttataacctttatggtgttatagtcaatcgtgcttatgtagctacattattctattagctctgtaaaacagTGCTAGTTGCGTCAGAGAACTATTagcttgtgttgtattttgaagctaccctgaccttatgactcccgagtggcgcagcggtctatggcactgcatctcagtgctagtggcgtcactacagacaccctggttcaaatccaggctgtatcacaactggctgtgattgggagtcccataggacagcgcacgattggcccagcgttgtccgagtttggccggtgtaggccatcattgtaaataataatttgtttttaaattacttgcctagttaaataaataaaaaaatatgaccaTGGTTTGTTTATTTGGTCTATTCAGCATAGCTCTGTTCTGCCCTGCCTTGCCCCCCTGTGGAGCTCAAAAGTTAGTTTCTTAATGCAATAAACTATTTTTTATAGCAGTGTTTATTATGTTACTTCTTTGTAGTATTGTTTTATTGCTATATCCTTATATTGTATTCTAATTAATAATTCCTCTTTCTTCTGTACTTTCAGAAACCACAAACATTATTTGACAATATCATAACTGGAGCTGGACATCTTTGGAGCAGAAGAATGAGGACAGCTTTTGTATGCTAACGTACACTCCTTAACAGTCTTACTGGATGAAAAGACAGCAAGAAAACACATATGCCAATATGTAATAGTCGTCTATTTTATTGCAGTATTGGTAGTTGGTTCAACAACTTGTTATACTAGAGGACAAAAAACTGAAAATGCATAACCCATATTTAATATTCATGCAGTGACTGAACAACTGcatttccacccccccccccccccccccccccacctctgaaGGCATAGTATCATGGCAGTCAGTCACTTATTGCTGCAGATGTGCTCAATAATGCTTGAGCATGTGATACTCCTCAAAGCATGGTGAAATACATAGAGGTGTATCACAAGCTAAACACATGTATTTTGTCATCTTCCTCTGCTTACTTCTCCTGGTGCCAGAGAGGCAGACTTTGCAGTGCCTCCTTGTGCGACTACCTTGAGCAGCAGTTTGAGGGACTTTGCAGGGAAAATGCCGTGCAGTAAGGCGTAGGGGATTGTTTACAGCAGGACGACCCCCAGTGGATGGGCGCCGAGGGGTGTGGTGCTCCTCCAGAAGCTCTCTCATTAGGTTCTCTCTGTATTTTTGGTAGGTAATTACTTTACCTAAGAGGGAGTGGGGAGGATGAAGAAAGTTAGAGGatgatgaggcagtgggtaggTGGGTGAGATATTGTCACTATAATTGCATAATGGATTTGTATGTGAACTGTACATCCAATTACAAAAATAGCTTGTTCAGTAATCATCTCACCTGTTAGTTGGCGGTGAACTATGCTGCCATTGAGGGCAGCAGTGTCGATCAGATGGAAAAATatcttcttataccacttggttgttttccgagtgcattccacaaagctgtttatcatgtccgccttatccactgcccccattttgaggttatagtcGAGCACACAATCTGGTttgatctttctctctccagtcaggtgatccaccttccctgtggccgacatggttgctgtatggacagtggagaggacatggacatctcttttgtcatgccactttactgccagctgttgaccattctcctggaactccacctcccctctctgcaTCTTCCTGCATCCGAATCCTggcatccccttcctgttcgacctgactgtgccacaggcccctgtgctgttggagAGCAGATGCTGGAAGAGTGTGGGACTGCTGTACCAATTGTCCACGTACAAAGTGTGTCCCTTGCCGAGATGAGGAGCCAGCATGGTCATCACTACGGACCCGGACACCCCAAGCCCCTCATAATGTTTGATGTCAGTGGTGGACCCTGTGTAAACTATAATATCCTGGACAAATCCTGTCTTCACGTCGCACATGACAAAGAACTTGACTCCAAACCTGTGCCTTTTGGAGGGAATATATTGACGGAACGCCAGCCTACCTTTCCATAACATCAGGGACTCATCAATGCATAGGTCCTTGTATGGCACAAAGACCCGACCAAATGCTGATGTCAGGCTGGTtagaacatttcttattttgtataacgggtcacttaagatggcagtagcattgttgacgaaatgcaggcatcgcagcagaactaggaagcggtcttgggaaaagagggtggcaaagaagggagttgcaaacataggatctgtgctccagtgttctcttagggagttcttctttactatccccatgaggaggactgtcaccaggaaggtatacatttcactaattgtggttgtcacccatttagcgagtttccccctcactcctggctctctcttctcctgtagctccaaggcatagcgattggtctcctctactatgtctcccaccagctcctctgtcagaaacaacttgaagcactctgcctcagttggaaatggcaaggggcgttgcactccagactgggactcgtcaaagcaaacagcagggccaggaggggtgaaatgactggtggccttccagctaccacagaactcctgtacttcatccactgtcggtctgcctccatcaccaccagcatcttcaaagggaactggtacttcgtcagtggacaagggaaattcagattcagggttctcaatggctacaaggttggggggcagctcctcactgtcactgtcagaatctgattcctgactttcatactcagactcattgtcagaatttaaaaaaatctccagaatttccacatttgtgagttgtctccttttgaaagacattgctaatgctacagcttagctcactagctacatacataaacaacaacactgaatggctcagagGAATGGCTCAGAGTGAGAGGGTACGTGTTTGACTAccggcacgcgccacttgtatcaataaatcactatcagaaaatgtttcgtgtggcaattatttgtgtatttacggttttattcacatgttttcaattctaggtgacaaatcatgcattccgattcttgcacagattgtaatgggcacatattatgtgtgtaaaatattttttttgaaggttgtactgattatgatgagctaagctaattccagctgtgtagccatgtttgttgacatacaatgcattctgggtttcacgtaatcgtctgtttgaccaaagatgttataacaaaatgaggtgagtaagagttcacAAATTCtttgaggacttccggaaatgaatggtgggatgtgaacgacggtagatgacacaccccttcaacatgcatactataaacagaccaaactcatctcgtcttctcttattatcttcggtttctgtgagggaaaatgcatggctgcgcgctgaaactaatcatcggattactttcgatttctataaagtgttttacctaattatttcgatcaatggtgagctcacccgtgatgtgattaattatacatagtaattgctattagctaattcatattgtagtttatgtcagcctagagttagaaaatatgactgcttgtgttgggtcaatctttcctcagttagcgctaggactattgtagcctacattttcccggttaggatgattgtgttatgctatatatacttctgtgaatatctgaacattgaatccaaaaaataaactgctcacattctggacataactttgtaaggactgtgtttgtgtaaatagtttctgaaaaaagtgtggccagctcaaacgctgattgttgcgtcattcgaaactggccgttctaaacgagcgttctaaatgagtgttctaatcacacgggtgtgatcgtatgcttcagggaccactgtagaacgatcacacccgtgtgatggtacgtgtgaaagggttaacaGTTGGTTTTGCTTTTCGTACGTGCAGTTTCACCATTGCATACTTACTAAGCTTGGCATAGATTATTTTATTACTAGTGACAGATGAGGTACCCAGCTAACAAAATGATGTTCCAGGATGTGACCACAAAGTTATCATTATAACGTTAATGTGAAACGTGCCTTCCACGTAGCTGTGGTGTCCACTGACAAAACATACGTCCCGAGTCTTTTCAGGATGTAGAAATGTGGGGGATTTTAAACAGATAAATAACTTTATTCAGTAACGTTATAAGAGATGTCCTTGAATCTTCCATGAACGTTCACACTGTTATGTGCCTTATTGGTACTGTAGGTACCCACTGACGAAAGTTACGTTCCCAGTGGCTACCAGAAACTGCATTTTGTGGGGCTCTTACTGTACTTTCTGACGTATAGCAACGGTATGAGGTTGACATAAAAATAATGTTTTCATAAAATGTCTCCTAGATGTGCCTGTGGTGTCAGTTGACACAAGTTACGTCCCAAGTCACTTCAGGATGTTGAAATGAGGGGGCCCCTGAATATCTAATGCCATTATAAGACACGCCATTGAATCTACCCTGAACATAGACACAGTATCCTGTCGGTAGGTGTCCACTGACGAAATatacaaaattccagaaaataatatgttttttatatatatttttttaacttaaaCTGTATCACAATAGATTCGGAAACAAAATCACAGCAATAAGCTCACAAAATAACAAGTCAGTAAAAACATGAACACTGCACTCCAATCAAGAACTGTAAAACTGCTTAAAGCTAAAAGTTAATAACTATGTTACGTTTATTCAGGTGCTGCTGCTTCATCCTCATCCACTGTCGCTTCCTCGACCCGCTCCTGGAAGTCACAATAACACAAATTGGTTATTATTTTCAGTAAACAAATGATCAAAAAGCCAGTTTAATGTCGACTCCCTACTACATTCCTTTTGTACTAGCACAAAAAAAGTAGCTATACTGACCGACTGGATTAAAGTGAGGTAAAAAAATGAAAGTGTTATTTTTAATCATACCTTTCTCTTACTCATGCATGTTTGAGAGCATCTGCTATTTTGTCATCTACCTCTTGGTAGGTAGCCTTGGGGTGTGCTTTCAGGGACGCTCCTATGTTGTGAACAAAATAATTAAATGGTACATTCCATGTCATATCACTACTTTTCCACCTATGCTGGCTGAGACAGAGGTTGGGTATTGTCCCCCTCTTCCCTCATAGGCAGTTTTGGCCGTGAGACCTCTCTCCTTCACATTTCTTTGTACTTTCTCTCCGATCTTAACAGGTGGTAGGATTTCACATTTAGTTTGAAACTGCCTTCTTACTGATTTAATTCATTTGACATTTTTATAAATACACATTTGATGTACCATCACTTGACCAATAATACTTTCtactaaataataataaataatgatCTAATCTTGTGCATTTACTTACTTGTGACACCATCAAAGATTGATTGCTCATTAAAGGCCCTCTTCCCCTTCCTGCCCTTCAAGGAGAAGCCTGTCCATAGCTCCTCTGTTCCAATTTTTATCATCATTCATCTGATTCCTGAGCCCAGGTCCTGGCCACAACAGAGGGTCAGGAATCAGATATgattaaaacaaatatataattCCCACTCATTTGTGTATTCCTCAGCTAAAACAGATGGCCATACAGTTCTGATTGATAATAATGAGAAATCCTTTTTGTAGTGTATCATGTAATCATGGGCTAAAACTCATGTAAACATGCAGTGGGCTGATTGTTTCTTCTTAAGATAAGTTAAGTGCTAATTGGGAAATCAATCCAAACACTAAATAGGCATATGGCATATATGGCAACTGCATTTCATTGACATTAAGATATTTGGATTCAATATCACAGGTTGCAATCTTCTCTCAAATCTGGTCGCAATCAAGTGGCTCTTGATGAACAGCTAACTTATTTTTGTCAATTGCTGTTCAAATACGTGaaatagatttaaaaaatgttaCAAACAGATTTTAAATAGCCATCCTTACCATTTCCTTTTGATAGTGGGAGTCTAAGTGTTTCACAGATATCCTTCAGTTCCTCATTTCAAGTTGCCCCAAGTACTCTGACTCCTTTGGCTGCCGGGCCTCTATGGCCTCCATAACTTGGTTCAGAGCAGTCCTGAACTCTGTATGGATCATCTCCAGTTTCACCATTATCCTCATCTCCACTGCTTGAAGATCTGCAAGATAATAAAGACTCAACAGTTTAGCTGCAAGCAGTGTGACCAGGCAGGCAGGACATGTATGAAGGCCATGTGAAATACTTAGATCAAAATATCCACCCTTCATGTATATTAGTAGTATTGATAACCATATAGCTGCTGACAGCCATACAATTTGGAATTGATGTTGATAATACAAGAGAAGCAACATTTTGTAATATATATGCTAGCATAATATACCTTTAATGTATCCAGCGGGCATCCCAGAAGCCACGGGCTTATCAAGCAGGGATGGCAGCTCTTGGTCTAAAATATAAGTCAAAATTCATGCTGTTATTTACATTTTCTACATGTACGATTTCGAGATCAATAACTTGATGGCTTAAGAAACCTGATTCTGATGCTCTGTCTTGGCCAGTTTCTTCCTGGCTGCCACTTGGACTAACTGAGAAAACGGAAGAAAAATAATTATGACATACTTTGCATGCTTTTGAAACTGGCACAGCACCAAAAGTGAAGGGGTGTCAGTCAGCAGCTCAGTGTCAATGAATCCCAACAAAAATAAATCCTAAACATAATTTTTTGTTTTAAATAATGTTTTTAGTTTGATGGCAAATACATACAGATATTTACAAACATGGCATACCACTTGTGTTTTACCCCAGAAGAATATGGTGATTGCACTACTGTTGTCAGT encodes the following:
- the LOC139538592 gene encoding piggyBac transposable element-derived protein 4-like; translated protein: MSFKRRQLTNVEILEIFLNSDNESEYESQESDSDSDSEELPPNLVAIENPESEFPLSTDEVPVPFEDAGGDGGRPTVDEVQEFCGSWKATSHFTPPGPAVCFDESQSGVQRPLPFPTEAECFKLFLTEELVGDIVEETNRYALELQEKREPGVRGKLAKWVTTTISEMYTFLVTVLLMGIVKKNSLREHWSTDPMFATPFFATLFSQDRFLVLLRCLHFVNNATAILSDPLYKIRNVLTSLTSAFGRVFVPYKDLCIDESLMLWKGRLAFRQYIPSKRHRFGVKFFVMCDVKTGFVQDIIVYTGSTTDIKHYEGLGVSGSVVMTMLAPHLGKGHTLYVDNWYSSPTLFQHLLSNSTGACGTVRSNRKGMPGFGCRKMQRGEVEFQENGQQLAVKWHDKRDVHVLSTVHTATMSATGKVDHLTGERKIKPDCVLDYNLKMGAVDKADMINSFVECTRKTTKWYKKIFFHLIDTAALNGSIVHRQLTGKVITYQKYRENLMRELLEEHHTPRRPSTGGRPAVNNPLRLTARHFPCKVPQTAAQGSRTRRHCKVCLSGTRRSKQRKMTKYMCLACDTPLCISPCFEEYHMLKHY